The Rhodococcus triatomae genome includes a window with the following:
- a CDS encoding metallophosphoesterase family protein codes for MSTTSSPRQSLPYSRPASPHLSRRTLLRGAGIGALTVAGLGFGAAASTARSPAVLAADLEVVTVTTTSVTLSWVTYAVASPGPDGLPAFTEADTEVSLGPADSAGPPPLAHSDPTPRISHLVTVSGLEPGREYRFEARSAGRRAVPTLVATRTPASPEIAGVVRTLVPPPGRFVGTVAVLNDTHVGEDRHGLLFGDFPRAVEQEPGLPPFAEVMLSAALAEIGGHDVAHLVVNGDLTSEARPTEVRRARELLDGYGRLGHEYSVTRGNHDRPHTPESDPDAGYDTASPIPGTDHFDAFGDAFVPFQTAWTRDVGGLRVLGVDSTHLDAAGGVISAEQFADIERTLADEPDRPTMMLAHHPVTRESAGTNVGGPGFVLADADAQRLQQLHASNPGVFLMLAGHTHRCRVTRGDTNAAVEYLETGSGAGYPGGYTLLHLYTGGYQVNFHRTASEQALRWTRRSRFATMAFLPEYTLGTFHDRNHVVLRDLAGLA; via the coding sequence ATGTCGACGACGTCCTCCCCGCGGCAGTCCCTGCCGTACTCTCGGCCCGCCTCACCGCACCTCTCGCGTCGCACGCTGCTGCGCGGTGCCGGCATCGGCGCCCTCACCGTCGCGGGCCTCGGCTTCGGCGCCGCGGCGAGCACCGCGAGGAGCCCGGCGGTCCTCGCCGCCGATCTCGAGGTCGTGACGGTCACCACGACCTCGGTGACGCTGTCCTGGGTCACGTATGCGGTCGCCTCCCCCGGCCCCGACGGACTGCCCGCGTTCACCGAGGCCGACACCGAGGTGTCCCTCGGTCCCGCCGACTCCGCAGGCCCGCCACCGCTCGCGCATTCCGATCCGACCCCACGCATCTCGCACCTGGTCACGGTGTCCGGCCTCGAACCCGGACGTGAGTATCGGTTCGAAGCGCGTTCGGCGGGCCGGCGGGCGGTCCCCACCCTGGTCGCCACGAGGACGCCCGCGTCACCGGAGATCGCGGGAGTCGTCCGCACCCTGGTGCCGCCGCCAGGACGGTTCGTCGGGACCGTGGCGGTCCTCAACGACACCCATGTCGGCGAGGACCGCCACGGCCTCCTGTTCGGCGACTTTCCCCGGGCCGTCGAGCAGGAGCCGGGTCTGCCCCCGTTCGCAGAGGTGATGCTCTCTGCCGCCCTGGCCGAGATCGGAGGGCACGATGTCGCGCATCTGGTGGTGAACGGCGATCTGACCAGCGAGGCGCGACCCACGGAGGTCCGGCGGGCCCGCGAACTCCTCGACGGATACGGGCGGCTGGGGCACGAATACAGTGTCACCCGCGGCAATCACGACCGGCCGCACACTCCGGAGTCCGATCCCGACGCCGGGTACGACACCGCCTCCCCGATTCCGGGCACGGACCATTTCGACGCGTTCGGGGACGCGTTCGTCCCGTTCCAGACCGCGTGGACGAGGGACGTCGGCGGATTGCGCGTCCTCGGCGTCGATTCCACCCACCTGGACGCCGCGGGAGGGGTGATCTCGGCGGAACAGTTCGCCGACATCGAGCGGACCCTCGCCGACGAACCCGACCGCCCCACGATGATGCTCGCACACCACCCGGTCACCCGGGAATCGGCCGGGACGAATGTGGGTGGCCCCGGATTCGTCCTCGCGGACGCCGACGCACAGCGTCTCCAACAGCTACACGCCTCGAACCCGGGGGTGTTCCTCATGCTCGCCGGCCACACGCACCGGTGCCGCGTCACTCGCGGCGACACGAACGCCGCGGTCGAATACCTCGAGACCGGCAGCGGCGCCGGATACCCGGGCGGCTACACGTTGCTCCACCTGTACACGGGCGGATACCAGGTGAACTTCCATCGCACCGCCTCCGAGCAGGCGCTGCGATGGACGCGTCGGTCCCGATTCGCCACGATGGCGTTCCTCCCCGAATACACCCTCGGCACCTTCCACGACCGCAACCACGTCGTGCTGCGGGACCTGGCCGGGCTCGCGTGA
- a CDS encoding TetR/AcrR family transcriptional regulator, protein MPKVSEDHLAARRSQILDGARRCFAEYGYDGATVRRLEDATGLSRGAIFHHFKDKDGLFLALAHEDATRMADVVAEGGLVQVMRDMLAQPEQYDWLGTRLEIARRLRTDPEFRRSWLQRSQELTEATLARLAAQKSAGRLRDDVPTEVLVGYLDLVLDGLIARIASGNTGAQLDAVLDLVEESVRKHE, encoded by the coding sequence GTGCCCAAGGTCAGTGAGGACCATCTCGCGGCACGGCGCAGCCAGATCCTCGACGGCGCCCGCCGGTGTTTCGCCGAGTACGGCTACGACGGCGCGACCGTCCGCCGGCTCGAGGACGCCACCGGACTGTCCCGCGGCGCGATCTTCCATCACTTCAAGGACAAGGACGGATTGTTCCTCGCCCTCGCCCACGAGGACGCCACCCGGATGGCCGACGTCGTCGCCGAGGGCGGTCTCGTCCAGGTCATGCGCGACATGCTCGCGCAGCCGGAACAGTACGACTGGCTCGGCACGCGTCTGGAGATCGCGCGCCGTCTGCGCACCGACCCCGAGTTCCGGCGCAGCTGGCTGCAGCGATCCCAGGAACTCACCGAGGCGACGCTCGCGCGCCTGGCCGCACAGAAGTCCGCCGGCCGCCTCCGGGACGACGTACCGACCGAGGTTCTCGTCGGCTACCTCGATCTCGTACTCGACGGGCTGATCGCCAGGATCGCGTCCGGCAACACCGGAGCCCAACTCGATGCGGTACTGGACCTGGTCGAGGAGTCCGTGCGCAAGCACGAGTGA
- the acnA gene encoding aconitate hydratase AcnA, translating to MSTSIDSFGAKGTLEVGENSYEIFRLSAVPGTEKLPYALKVLAENLLRTEDGANITADHIRAIGNWDPSAQPSIEIQFTPARVIMQDFTGVPCVVDLATMREAVTTLGGDPNKVNPLSPADMVIDHSVILDVFGRADALERNVDLEYERNGERYQFLRWGQGAFDDFKVVPPGMGIVHQVNIEYLAPTVMTRNGQAYPDTCVGTDSHTTMVNGLGVLGWGVGGIEAEAAMLGQPVSMLIPRVVGFKLTGEIQPGVTATDVVLTATDMLRQHGVVGKFVEFYGKGVSEVPLANRATLGNMSPEFGSTAAIFPIDEETINYLRLTGRSDEQLALVEAYAKEQGMWHDPDKEPVYSEYIELDLNTVVPSIAGPKRPQDRILLSESKIAFRKDIHNYVEEQHPAEHTQLDEAIEESFPASDPATLSFADDGAVDVQSAANGAEGRPSKPVKVTSDELGEFVLDHGAVVVAGITSCTNTSNPSVMLGAALLARNAVEKGLSTKPWVKTNMAPGSQVVTDYYEKAGLWPYLEKLGYYLGGYGCTTCIGNTGPLPESVSAAINDNDLTVTAVLSGNRNFEGRISPDVKMNYLASPPLVIAYGLAGTMDFDFENDALGKDHDGNPVYLKDIWPSAQEIDDTIKSAISQDMFRKSYETIFAGDSRWQNLSTPEGDTFAWDEKSTYVRKPPYFEGMTMEPAPVTDIKGARVLALLGDSVTTDHISPAGPIKSGTPAAQYLDSHGVERKDYNSLGSRRGNHEVMIRGTFANIRLRNQLLDDVSGGYTRDFTQEGGPQSFIYDASQNYQAAGIPLVVLGGKEYGSGSSRDWAAKGTSLLGVKAVITESFERIHRSNLIGMGVVPLQFPEGESYKSLGIDGTETFDIEGIATLNEGVTPETMRVTATKESGEKIVFDAVVRIDTPGEADYYRNGGILQYVLRNMIRN from the coding sequence GTGAGCACGAGTATTGATTCGTTCGGCGCCAAGGGCACCCTCGAGGTCGGTGAGAACTCCTACGAGATCTTCCGTCTCTCGGCGGTGCCCGGCACCGAGAAGCTGCCCTACGCACTGAAGGTTCTCGCGGAGAACCTCCTTCGCACCGAAGACGGTGCCAACATCACCGCCGATCACATCCGTGCCATCGGGAACTGGGACCCGTCGGCGCAGCCGAGCATCGAGATCCAGTTCACGCCGGCCCGTGTGATCATGCAGGACTTCACCGGCGTCCCCTGTGTGGTCGACCTCGCCACCATGCGTGAGGCCGTGACCACCCTCGGCGGCGACCCGAACAAGGTCAACCCGCTCTCCCCCGCCGACATGGTCATCGACCACTCGGTGATCCTCGACGTCTTCGGTCGCGCCGACGCGCTCGAGCGCAACGTCGACCTCGAGTACGAGCGCAACGGCGAGCGCTACCAGTTCCTGCGCTGGGGACAGGGCGCGTTCGACGACTTCAAGGTCGTCCCTCCGGGCATGGGCATCGTGCACCAGGTCAACATCGAGTACCTGGCACCGACCGTCATGACCCGCAACGGCCAGGCCTACCCGGACACCTGCGTCGGCACCGACTCGCACACCACGATGGTCAACGGCCTCGGCGTGCTCGGCTGGGGCGTCGGCGGCATCGAGGCCGAGGCAGCGATGCTCGGACAGCCCGTCTCCATGCTCATCCCGCGCGTGGTCGGCTTCAAGCTCACCGGCGAGATCCAGCCCGGTGTCACGGCCACCGACGTCGTGCTCACCGCGACCGACATGCTCCGCCAGCACGGCGTGGTCGGCAAGTTCGTCGAGTTCTACGGCAAGGGCGTCTCCGAGGTGCCCCTGGCGAACCGCGCCACGCTGGGCAACATGAGCCCCGAGTTCGGTTCCACCGCAGCGATCTTCCCGATCGACGAGGAGACCATCAACTACCTGCGCCTCACCGGCCGCAGCGACGAGCAGCTCGCGCTCGTCGAGGCGTACGCCAAGGAGCAGGGCATGTGGCACGACCCGGACAAGGAGCCGGTGTACTCCGAGTACATCGAGCTCGACCTCAACACGGTCGTTCCGTCCATCGCCGGCCCCAAGCGCCCGCAGGACCGCATCCTGCTGTCGGAGTCGAAGATCGCGTTCCGCAAGGACATCCACAACTACGTGGAGGAGCAGCACCCGGCCGAGCACACCCAGCTCGACGAGGCGATCGAGGAGTCGTTCCCGGCCTCCGATCCGGCGACGCTGTCCTTCGCGGACGACGGCGCCGTCGACGTCCAGTCGGCCGCGAACGGCGCCGAGGGGCGCCCGAGCAAGCCGGTGAAGGTCACCTCGGACGAGCTGGGCGAGTTCGTCCTCGACCACGGCGCGGTCGTCGTCGCCGGTATCACCTCGTGCACCAACACCTCGAACCCGTCGGTGATGCTCGGTGCGGCTCTGCTCGCCCGCAACGCCGTCGAGAAGGGGCTGTCCACCAAGCCGTGGGTCAAGACGAACATGGCCCCCGGTTCCCAGGTCGTCACCGACTACTACGAGAAGGCCGGCCTGTGGCCGTACCTCGAGAAGCTCGGCTACTACCTCGGTGGATACGGCTGCACCACCTGCATCGGCAACACCGGCCCGCTGCCCGAGTCCGTGTCCGCGGCGATCAACGACAACGATCTGACGGTCACCGCGGTGCTGTCCGGCAACCGCAACTTCGAAGGCCGCATCTCCCCCGACGTCAAGATGAACTACCTGGCCTCGCCGCCGCTGGTCATCGCCTACGGGCTCGCGGGAACCATGGACTTCGACTTCGAGAACGATGCTCTCGGCAAGGATCACGACGGCAACCCCGTGTACCTGAAGGACATCTGGCCTTCGGCTCAGGAGATCGACGACACGATCAAGTCGGCGATCAGCCAGGACATGTTCCGCAAGTCCTACGAGACCATCTTCGCCGGTGACAGCCGCTGGCAGAATCTGTCCACCCCGGAGGGCGACACCTTCGCGTGGGACGAGAAGTCGACGTACGTCCGGAAGCCTCCGTACTTCGAGGGCATGACGATGGAGCCGGCACCGGTCACCGACATCAAGGGCGCTCGCGTCCTCGCGCTGCTCGGCGACTCGGTCACCACCGACCACATCAGCCCGGCGGGCCCGATCAAGTCCGGCACCCCGGCGGCCCAGTACCTGGATTCCCACGGAGTCGAGCGCAAGGACTACAACTCGCTCGGTTCCCGCCGCGGTAACCACGAGGTGATGATTCGTGGCACCTTCGCGAACATCCGCCTCCGGAACCAGCTCCTCGACGACGTCTCGGGCGGCTACACGCGGGACTTCACCCAGGAGGGTGGCCCGCAGTCCTTCATCTACGACGCGTCGCAGAACTACCAGGCGGCGGGCATCCCGCTGGTCGTGCTGGGCGGCAAGGAGTACGGATCGGGGTCCTCGCGCGACTGGGCGGCCAAGGGCACGTCCCTGCTCGGCGTCAAGGCCGTCATCACCGAGTCGTTCGAGCGCATCCACCGCTCCAACCTCATCGGCATGGGCGTGGTCCCGCTCCAGTTCCCCGAGGGCGAGAGCTACAAGTCGCTCGGGATCGACGGCACCGAGACCTTCGACATCGAGGGCATCGCCACGCTCAACGAGGGTGTGACTCCCGAAACCATGCGGGTCACGGCTACCAAGGAGAGCGGCGAGAAGATCGTGTTCGATGCGGTGGTCCGTATCGACACCCCCGGTGAGGCGGACTACTACCGCAACGGCGGCATCTTGCAGTACGTGCTCCGGAACATGATCCGGAACTAG
- a CDS encoding Rv1476 family membrane protein, protein MSAPFVTVLPLGAASPAATAVPHVAALPRAVELPSGVEVSEILADVAADGVAAPDAVVDELLAVVDRAAGHGIDLSIVVLEENPTRDSELRDLATDVGAEEGGTVLVLSPNWVGSYSDSISRVQLESGQDRTYTGGDAVVAADNFVDDLLEPGPPWTLLTVLVLGVVALATAALIRAKLRRGDDAPASSSEGTGDRHVPEDAPSARP, encoded by the coding sequence ATGTCTGCACCTTTCGTGACTGTGTTGCCGCTCGGTGCGGCCTCGCCGGCCGCTACCGCGGTTCCGCACGTGGCTGCTCTTCCGCGTGCGGTGGAATTGCCCTCCGGGGTGGAGGTGTCGGAGATCCTCGCCGACGTGGCCGCGGACGGCGTCGCGGCGCCGGACGCCGTGGTGGACGAACTGCTGGCGGTCGTCGATCGCGCGGCCGGGCACGGAATCGACCTGAGCATCGTCGTACTCGAGGAGAACCCGACCCGCGATTCGGAACTACGTGACCTGGCCACCGACGTCGGCGCCGAGGAGGGCGGGACGGTTCTGGTGCTCAGCCCCAACTGGGTGGGCTCGTACAGCGACTCGATCAGCCGAGTCCAGCTCGAGTCCGGGCAGGACCGGACCTACACCGGGGGCGACGCGGTGGTGGCTGCGGACAACTTCGTCGACGACCTGCTGGAGCCGGGCCCACCGTGGACCCTGCTGACGGTCCTCGTGCTCGGTGTCGTCGCACTGGCGACGGCGGCGCTGATCCGGGCGAAGCTCCGACGCGGGGACGATGCGCCTGCCTCTTCGTCGGAGGGAACCGGCGATCGGCACGTTCCGGAGGATGCGCCCTCGGCGCGACCCTGA
- a CDS encoding NlpC/P60 family protein, with the protein MKRAPVGGLGSRTRRHRRSRARALRTGTLAVGIALVSTLLIGSGQLAIAVPPPPPNPSDLDIADAQTRVAAGAGEVSALINLVAAADQRLAELDNEVAVRRESVNKALVDLQNARSAADAAASAVFASQEGLRDAAAQIDLAQTDFDEYAVSSYVRGTNVSSLSAYLGAGAPDDVLDRAQALKLISVSRNAVLDELQRARTEQANRDSAAREAKQQADAAAQQAEERKSLAEQAIAAARAALDGQVARKSQIESERAAAQSQLEAARANASGLEGQRVAYTAWERQRQAEEAAAAAAAAAAQDAARDAAARVAANQAARELAARLAEEQTPHTSLDDYTPSPSTKPSTRPSTSTVTGSAAIETVIDRGMSQLGVPYSWGGGDENGPTKGIRDGGVADSYGDFDKVGFDCSGLMIYAFAGIGISLPHYTGYQYTAGTQVPSSEMRRGDMIFWGPNASQHVALYLGDGQMLEAPQSGSVVKVSPVRWDGMTPYAVRMVT; encoded by the coding sequence GTGAAACGGGCACCTGTGGGCGGACTCGGCTCTCGCACCCGGCGCCATCGGCGCTCGCGCGCGAGGGCGCTCCGGACCGGCACCCTCGCCGTCGGGATCGCACTCGTGTCGACGTTGCTGATCGGCTCGGGCCAGTTGGCGATCGCGGTTCCTCCGCCACCGCCGAACCCGAGCGATCTCGACATCGCGGACGCGCAGACTCGGGTGGCGGCGGGAGCCGGCGAGGTGAGCGCACTGATCAATCTCGTCGCCGCGGCGGACCAGCGGCTCGCCGAACTCGACAACGAGGTCGCCGTCAGGCGGGAGAGTGTGAACAAGGCGCTCGTCGATCTGCAGAACGCGCGCAGCGCCGCGGACGCCGCGGCGAGTGCCGTGTTCGCGTCCCAGGAGGGCTTGCGGGACGCCGCCGCGCAGATCGATCTCGCGCAGACCGACTTCGACGAGTACGCCGTGTCGAGCTACGTCCGGGGCACGAACGTGTCCTCACTCTCGGCCTATCTCGGTGCCGGCGCGCCGGACGACGTCCTCGATCGGGCGCAGGCCTTGAAACTCATCTCGGTGAGCCGCAACGCCGTCCTCGACGAGCTGCAGCGGGCCCGCACCGAGCAGGCGAACCGGGATTCCGCGGCGCGGGAGGCGAAGCAGCAGGCCGACGCCGCGGCGCAGCAGGCCGAGGAACGCAAGTCTCTCGCCGAGCAGGCGATCGCGGCCGCGCGCGCCGCGCTGGACGGTCAGGTGGCACGCAAGTCGCAGATCGAATCGGAGCGCGCGGCGGCGCAGTCGCAGCTGGAGGCGGCACGAGCGAACGCGTCCGGGCTCGAGGGGCAGCGTGTGGCGTACACCGCCTGGGAACGTCAGCGCCAGGCCGAGGAGGCCGCCGCAGCCGCCGCGGCGGCAGCCGCGCAGGACGCAGCCCGTGACGCGGCAGCGCGGGTCGCCGCGAACCAGGCGGCGCGCGAGCTCGCCGCTCGGCTGGCGGAGGAACAGACACCACACACCTCACTCGACGACTACACGCCCAGCCCCTCGACGAAGCCGTCCACCAGACCCTCGACGTCGACCGTCACCGGTAGTGCGGCCATCGAGACGGTGATCGACCGGGGGATGTCGCAACTCGGAGTCCCGTACTCGTGGGGCGGCGGCGACGAGAACGGGCCGACCAAGGGAATCCGCGACGGTGGCGTGGCCGACAGCTACGGCGACTTCGACAAGGTCGGTTTCGACTGCTCGGGGCTGATGATCTACGCCTTCGCGGGTATCGGGATCTCCCTGCCCCACTACACCGGCTATCAGTACACCGCGGGTACCCAGGTGCCCTCCTCCGAGATGCGTCGCGGGGACATGATCTTCTGGGGCCCGAACGCCAGCCAGCACGTGGCGTTGTACCTCGGCGACGGGCAGATGCTGGAGGCTCCGCAGTCCGGCTCGGTGGTCAAGGTGTCGCCGGTGCGATGGGATGGCATGACCCCCTACGCTGTACGTATGGTGACGTAG
- a CDS encoding AAA family ATPase yields the protein MTASPPVPAQPAPTQPAPTQPAPTPPVPNAPAPSAELASDVQTLERAIYEVKRVIVGQDRLVERILVGLLARGHVLLEGVPGVAKTLAVETFAKVVGGSFSRVQFTPDLVPTDLIGTRIYRQGREEFDTELGPVVANFVLADEINRAPAKVQSALLEVMAERHVSIGGKRYHMPDPFLVMATQNPIENEGVYPLPEAQRDRFLFKILVDYPSVEEEREIVYRMGVSAPEPHQILGPEELIRLQKVASAVFVHHALVDYVVRLIAATRTPEQLGLHDVKGWIAYGASPRATLGIIAAARALALLRGRDYVVPQDVLEVVPDVLRHRLVLSYDALADEVDADDIITRILQTVGLPQIAAQPVAQPPVQGHPVPAPYQGAQVPVGPNAMSRPR from the coding sequence GTGACGGCGTCCCCGCCTGTTCCCGCCCAGCCTGCTCCCACCCAGCCCGCTCCCACCCAGCCTGCTCCCACACCGCCGGTACCGAACGCTCCCGCACCGTCGGCAGAGCTGGCGTCGGACGTGCAGACGCTCGAACGTGCGATCTACGAGGTCAAGCGCGTCATCGTGGGTCAGGACCGGCTGGTCGAGCGCATCCTGGTCGGCTTGCTCGCCCGCGGGCACGTCCTGCTCGAGGGTGTCCCCGGCGTGGCGAAGACGCTCGCGGTCGAGACGTTCGCCAAGGTCGTCGGCGGGTCCTTCTCCCGTGTCCAGTTCACCCCGGACCTGGTGCCCACCGACCTCATCGGTACCCGGATCTATCGTCAGGGTCGCGAGGAGTTCGACACCGAACTCGGGCCGGTGGTCGCGAACTTCGTCCTCGCGGACGAGATCAACCGCGCCCCCGCCAAGGTCCAGTCCGCGCTCCTCGAGGTGATGGCGGAGCGCCACGTGTCGATCGGTGGCAAGCGGTACCACATGCCCGATCCGTTCCTCGTGATGGCCACGCAGAACCCGATCGAGAACGAGGGCGTGTATCCGCTCCCCGAGGCACAGCGCGACCGTTTCCTGTTCAAGATCCTGGTCGACTACCCGTCGGTCGAGGAGGAACGCGAGATCGTCTATCGGATGGGCGTGAGTGCCCCGGAGCCGCATCAGATCCTCGGGCCCGAGGAACTCATCCGCCTGCAGAAGGTGGCGAGCGCGGTGTTCGTCCACCACGCACTGGTCGACTACGTCGTGCGGCTCATCGCCGCGACACGTACCCCCGAACAACTCGGTCTGCACGACGTCAAGGGCTGGATCGCCTACGGCGCGTCACCGCGTGCCACCCTCGGCATCATCGCCGCCGCGCGGGCGCTGGCGTTGCTTCGTGGACGCGACTACGTCGTTCCCCAGGACGTCCTCGAGGTCGTGCCGGATGTACTCCGGCATCGGCTGGTGCTCTCGTACGACGCTCTCGCCGACGAGGTCGACGCGGACGACATCATCACGCGGATCCTGCAGACGGTGGGGCTTCCGCAGATCGCGGCGCAGCCCGTCGCGCAGCCGCCTGTCCAGGGGCATCCGGTACCGGCGCCCTATCAGGGGGCGCAGGTGCCCGTCGGTCCGAACGCGATGAGCCGGCCACGGTGA
- a CDS encoding DUF58 domain-containing protein — protein sequence MSAREERAVAAAPPSFRSGELSDPKLSAALRTLELTVRRKLDGVLHGDHLGLIPGPGSEPGEAREYQPGDDVRQMDWSVTARTTHPHVRQTVADRELETWLVVDLSASLDFGTAACEKRDLAIAAAAAITYLTSNGGNRVGAVVSTGATTTRMAARGGRVHAQAMLRRIATTPHAPDGVRGDLRGALEALRRPERRRGLVVVISDFLGPIDWERSLRALAGRHDVLGVEVLDPRDLELPDIGDVVLHDPESGRTREFSITPQLQADFARAAAAHRGDVVQALRRAGAPVLSLRTDRDWISDVVRFVQARKHSYGAALSQGSRR from the coding sequence GTGAGTGCCCGCGAGGAGCGTGCCGTCGCGGCCGCGCCCCCGTCCTTCCGATCCGGTGAACTGAGCGACCCCAAGCTGTCGGCGGCGCTCCGCACCCTCGAGCTGACGGTGCGCCGCAAGCTCGACGGCGTACTGCACGGCGACCACCTGGGATTGATCCCGGGGCCCGGATCCGAACCGGGGGAGGCCCGCGAGTACCAGCCCGGTGACGACGTCCGGCAGATGGACTGGTCGGTGACGGCTCGCACGACCCATCCCCACGTCCGGCAGACGGTGGCCGATCGGGAACTCGAGACCTGGCTGGTGGTGGATCTGTCGGCGAGCCTGGACTTCGGTACGGCGGCGTGCGAGAAGCGCGATCTCGCGATCGCCGCCGCGGCCGCGATCACCTACCTGACCTCGAACGGCGGCAACCGGGTGGGTGCGGTCGTGTCCACGGGGGCGACCACCACCCGGATGGCGGCGCGCGGGGGCCGCGTGCACGCCCAGGCGATGTTGCGGCGGATCGCCACCACTCCGCACGCACCCGACGGGGTGCGCGGCGACCTGCGGGGCGCTCTCGAGGCGTTGCGCAGGCCGGAACGGCGCCGCGGCCTCGTGGTCGTCATCAGCGACTTCCTGGGCCCCATCGACTGGGAGCGGTCGTTGCGTGCGCTCGCCGGTCGGCACGACGTCCTCGGGGTCGAGGTTCTCGACCCTCGCGATCTCGAACTCCCCGACATCGGTGACGTCGTCCTGCACGACCCGGAGTCGGGACGAACCCGCGAATTCTCGATCACTCCGCAACTACAGGCGGATTTCGCGCGGGCGGCCGCGGCCCACCGTGGCGACGTCGTGCAGGCGCTGCGGCGAGCCGGTGCGCCGGTGTTGAGTCTGCGCACGGACAGGGATTGGATCTCCGACGTCGTCCGCTTCGTGCAGGCTCGCAAACACAGTTACGGTGCAGCGCTGAGCCAGGGGTCCCGCCGGTGA
- a CDS encoding VWA domain-containing protein, producing the protein MSLSQFSNPLWLLFLLVVATLVVGYVLVQRRRHRNTLRFTNFALLERVAPDRPGWIRHVPVLLLVLSLVFFTVALAGPTRDERVPRNRATVIMAIDVSLSMQATDVEPTRLAAAQEAAKSFADGLTPGINLGLVAFAGTASVLVSPTTNRDATKAAIDNLQLSERTATGEAIFTSLQSISTLAAVLGGGDEAPPARIVLLSDGKQTVPESPDDPRGGFTAARQAKDQGVPVSTISFGTTYGRVEIESDRIPVPVDDESLREIADLSGGSFFTASSLEELRKVYDTLEEQIGFETRRGDASRPWMLLGVLFATTGLATALVFRQRLP; encoded by the coding sequence GTGAGCCTGTCGCAATTCTCGAACCCGTTGTGGTTGCTGTTCCTGCTGGTCGTGGCGACGCTCGTCGTCGGCTACGTCCTGGTGCAGCGCCGGAGGCACCGGAACACACTGCGGTTCACGAACTTCGCACTGCTCGAACGGGTCGCTCCGGATCGGCCCGGGTGGATCCGGCACGTGCCCGTCCTGCTGCTGGTGCTGTCCCTGGTGTTCTTCACCGTCGCACTCGCGGGACCGACGAGGGACGAGCGGGTTCCGAGGAACCGGGCGACGGTGATCATGGCCATCGACGTCTCCCTCTCGATGCAGGCCACCGACGTGGAGCCGACCCGGCTGGCCGCCGCCCAGGAAGCCGCGAAATCGTTCGCCGACGGGCTGACGCCCGGGATCAACCTGGGTCTCGTCGCGTTCGCGGGCACTGCCTCGGTGCTCGTGTCCCCGACGACGAATCGGGACGCGACCAAGGCTGCGATCGACAATCTGCAGCTCAGTGAGCGCACCGCGACAGGCGAAGCGATCTTCACTTCGCTGCAGTCCATCTCGACGCTGGCCGCGGTGCTCGGCGGCGGGGACGAGGCGCCGCCCGCCCGGATCGTGCTGCTGTCCGACGGCAAACAGACGGTGCCGGAGAGCCCGGACGATCCGCGGGGCGGCTTCACTGCGGCCCGCCAGGCGAAGGATCAGGGCGTGCCGGTCTCCACGATCTCCTTCGGCACCACCTACGGGCGGGTGGAGATCGAGAGCGACCGGATCCCGGTGCCCGTGGACGACGAGTCCCTGCGGGAGATCGCGGATCTGTCCGGCGGCAGCTTCTTCACGGCGTCGAGTCTCGAGGAACTGCGCAAGGTCTACGACACTCTCGAGGAGCAGATCGGCTTCGAGACGCGTCGCGGCGACGCGAGCCGTCCCTGGATGCTGCTCGGGGTCCTGTTCGCGACCACAGGATTGGCGACGGCGCTGGTGTTCCGTCAGCGCCTGCCCTAA
- the fabG1 gene encoding 3-oxoacyl-ACP reductase FabG1 codes for MSRTEGTDQSVRPVSTPRSVLVTGGNRGIGLAVAQRLAADGHKVAVTHRGSGVPEGLFGVQCDVTDSESVDRAFAEVEAHQGPVEVLVANAGITDDTLLMRMTEEQFTKVIDANLTGAFRCAKRANRAMLRGRWGRLIFLGSVVGLAGQAGQINYASSKAGVIGLARSVTRELGSRSITANVVAPGFIETDMTAELPDDLRDMAKKFIPLQRLGKPEDVAAVVSFLASEDSAYVSGAVIPVDGGMGMGH; via the coding sequence ATGTCGCGAACCGAAGGTACTGACCAGTCAGTACGCCCCGTGTCCACCCCGCGCTCGGTCCTAGTGACCGGTGGCAACCGGGGAATCGGCCTGGCCGTCGCTCAGCGACTGGCCGCGGACGGACACAAGGTGGCGGTCACCCATCGGGGATCCGGTGTGCCGGAGGGACTTTTCGGCGTCCAGTGCGACGTCACGGACTCCGAGTCGGTCGACCGCGCGTTCGCCGAGGTCGAAGCTCACCAGGGGCCGGTCGAGGTGCTGGTGGCCAACGCCGGGATCACCGACGACACCCTCCTCATGCGGATGACGGAGGAGCAGTTCACCAAGGTGATCGATGCGAACCTCACCGGCGCCTTCCGCTGCGCCAAGCGCGCCAACCGGGCGATGCTGCGCGGGCGCTGGGGCCGGCTGATCTTCCTCGGTTCCGTGGTGGGGCTGGCGGGCCAGGCCGGCCAGATCAACTACGCGTCCTCCAAGGCCGGTGTGATCGGTCTCGCCCGCTCGGTCACCCGTGAGCTGGGTTCGCGGTCCATCACCGCCAACGTCGTCGCGCCGGGTTTCATCGAGACGGACATGACCGCCGAACTTCCCGACGACCTCCGGGACATGGCCAAGAAGTTCATCCCGCTCCAGCGGCTGGGCAAGCCGGAGGACGTCGCTGCCGTGGTCAGCTTCCTGGCCTCCGAGGATTCCGCCTACGTCTCCGGCGCCGTCATCCCGGTGGACGGTGGCATGGGCATGGGTCACTGA